One segment of Hippopotamus amphibius kiboko isolate mHipAmp2 chromosome 2, mHipAmp2.hap2, whole genome shotgun sequence DNA contains the following:
- the RRAGA gene encoding ras-related GTP-binding protein A: protein MPNTAMKKKVLLMGKSGSGKTSMRSIIFANYIARDTRRLGATIDVEHSHVRFLGNLVLNLWDCGGQDTFMENYFTSQRDNIFRNVEVLIYVFDVESRELEKDMHYYQSCLEAILQNSPDAKIFCLVHKMDLVQEDQRDLIFKEREEDLRRLSRPLECACFRTSIWDETLYKAWSSIVYQLIPNVQQLEMNLRNFAQIIEADEVLLFERATFLVISHYQCKEQRDVHRFEKISNIIKQFKLSCSKLAASFQSMEVRNSNFAAFIDIFTSNTYVMVVMSDPSIPSAATLINIRNARKHFEKLERVDGPKHSLLMR from the coding sequence ATGCCAAATACAGCCATGAAGAAAAAGGTGCTGTTGATGGGGAAGAGCGGGTCGGGGAAGACCAGCATGAGGTCCATCATCTTTGCCAATTATATCGCTCGCGACACCCGGCGCCTGGGTGCCACCATTGATGTGGAGCACTCCCACGTCCGATTTCTGGGCAATCTGGTGCTGAATCTGTGGGACTGTGGTGGTCAGGACACCTTCATGGAAAATTACTTCACCAGCCAGCGAGACAACATCTTCCGCAATGTCGAGGTTCTGATTTACGTGTTCGACGTGGAGAGCCGCGAACTGGAAAAGGACATGCATTATTACCAGTCGTGTCTGGAGGCCATCCTCCAGAACTCTCCTGATGCCAAAATCTTCTGCCTGGTGCACAAAATGGATCTGGTTCAGGAGGATCAGCGTGACCTGATTTTTAAAGAGCGAGAGGAAGACCTGCGGCGTTTGTCTCGCCCGCTGGAGTGTGCCTGTTTTCGAACATCCATCTGGGATGAAACGCTCTACAAAGCCTGGTCCAGTATTGTCTATCAGCTGATTCCCAATGTTCAGCAGCTGGAGATGAATCTCAGGAATTTTGCCCAGATTATTGAGGCCGATGAGGTTCTGCTGTTCGAGAGAGCGACGTTCTTGGTCATTTCCCATTACCAATGCAAAGAGCAGCGTGACGTCCACCGATTCGAGAAGATTAGCAATATTATTAAGCAGTTCAAGCTGAGCTGCAGTAAATTGGCCGCTTCTTTCCAGAGCATGGAAGTTAGGAATTCTAACTTCGCTGCTTTCATCGACATCTTTACATCAAACACGTACGTGATGGTGGTTATGTCGGATCCGTCTATCCCTTCTGCAGCTACTCTGATCAACATTCGCAATGCCAGGAAACACTTTGAGAAGCTGGAGAGAGTGGATGGTCCCAAGCACAGCCTCCTTATGCGTTGA